Sequence from the Streptomyces sp. NBC_00358 genome:
CGCACGTCCGTCAACGTGGACGGTTCCACGGCGGGGGACGGGGCGTAGTCGTACCCGAACCCCTTCAGGGTCCGGCCCTCGTGGGCGATACGGCCGCGCGTGGTGCCGATGTACGCGTACAGCTCGTCCGGGTGCGCGAGCCCCGCCCCGGCGATGGTTCCCTGCTCCCGTCCCGGCAGCAGCCCCTTGACGGCGGGTGCCTCGCGCAGGAGGTCGTGGACCCGCGGCGAGACGAACACCTCACCGGGGCCGGGGAGCCGGGGCAGACCGGGTGGGGCCGACCGCGTTCCCTCGGTGCCCCGGGCGATGAACACGCGGGTGAACGGCCTGGATCCGTACGCGTCGGAGCGCTCGACGACGAGCGTGCCGTCCGCAGGCCCTTTGGAGGAGGTGACGGGCTGCCGTGCCGCGGCCCGGCCGTCGTGGGCGTGCAGGATCGCCGGAACGGTGAGGACGAGGGCGAGGCAGCAGACACCGATGGAGCCGCCGGCCGCCATCAGGAAGAAACGTGTGCGGTTGCCGCGGCCTGCGCCGAGGAGCAGCCGCAGGCCGAGCAGGAATTCGGTCACGCCGCACCTCGCGGCGTGAGTATTCCGTCCGCCATCGTGTAACGGGTGTCGGCCTGTGCGGCCACCCCGTGGTCGTGCGTCACCAGAATGACGGCGGTTCCCTGGGAGCGGGCCAGCCCGAGGAACTCCTTCAGCACGGCGGAGGCGTTGGCGCTGTCCAGGGAGCCCGTCGGCTCGTCCGCGAACACGACCGCGGGCCGGTGGACCAGGGCGCGCGCCACCGCGACGCGCTGGCTCTGTCCGCCCGAGACCTGTGAGGGCCGACGGTGACGCAGCTCGCCGAGGCCGAGCCGCCCCAGCACTTCACCCGCTCTGGCGAGGGCGGGCTGCTTGCGCTGTCCGGTCAGGCGCAGTGGCAGCGCGGTGTTCTCCTCGATGGTCAGTTCCGGCAGCAGTTCGCCGTACTGGAAGACGAACCCGAAACGTTCCCGGCGCAGGGCGCTGATCTCTTCGTCGGAGAGGTCACCGAGCGAGCGCCCCTCGAAGCGCACCTGGCCGCGGGTGGTGGGCAGCACCCCGGCCAGGCAGTAGAGAAGTGAGGACTTGCCGGAGCCGCTCTGCCCCGTGATGGCCACGACCTCACCCGGGGTGACCGAGAGGTGGGCGTCGCGGACGGCCTGTTGGCTGCCGTAGGAGAGGTCGACTCCGACGGCCGAGATGATGTCTGACGTGCTGATGGCTTCCCCCAAAGAAGCGTGCGGGCCCAGGGGGATGTGCCCCTGGGCCCGCGGCCGTGCCGAAGTGCCGACTACCTCTGGTAGTGCTTCGTCGACGAGCAGTTGTCAGGGTTGAGCGAGCCCTTGTCACGGCAGACGCGGATGTAGGCGTCGTCGGTGTGCAGAGCGGCGCCGTCCCAGTTCAGCTTGTCGAGCGGGACGCTGTGCTTCTGCGTGCCGTTGTAGCGGCTCCAGTCGTAGCCCTCGACACGGACCTGAATGTAGACGTTGTGACCGTCACCGTTGTCGGTGTCGTTCAGGTTGCCCGCCCACTCGAAGGCGCCGTGGTTCTGGTTCGAGGGCCAGAAGGTGTACTGGCCGCTGGTGAACGAACCGCCACCGGTGGACAGCGTCGGAATGGTGTGCCACGAGACGGCGGCCGCCGTCCCCGCGCTGACGGCGAACAGGCCTGCGGCTATTGCGCCGACTGCCAACTTGCGCATGTTTTCCTCCCGTTGTTCATGCATGACTCCGGATGGTCAGGTCCGGAGCCGTCGTGAACCTAGCAGCCATGAAGGGGAGTGAATGGCATGATCAATTCAACTCTGTCCACTTTCGATCACGTTTCCGGGTAGGGGACTTTGCTTTCCCGTGGGCTTTGTCTGGCTTGGCCTTGACCGTCAACTGAGCTTTTCCTGAGGATTGGTGACGAATCATCAGAGATGAATGGGCAGGAACTCGACATCGCCGCGCCGCTGGTCACGATCGCTCAGACGGTCTTGCCGGGGGCGCCGGGGCGCGGGGTCGTGCCCCACTTCTCGGCCAGCGAGGCGACGAGGACGATTCCACGGCCGCCGTCCTCGCAGTCACCCGCTTCGCGCGCCACGGGAAGCCGGTCGCCGCGCGTGTC
This genomic interval carries:
- a CDS encoding ABC transporter ATP-binding protein, yielding MGEAISTSDIISAVGVDLSYGSQQAVRDAHLSVTPGEVVAITGQSGSGKSSLLYCLAGVLPTTRGQVRFEGRSLGDLSDEEISALRRERFGFVFQYGELLPELTIEENTALPLRLTGQRKQPALARAGEVLGRLGLGELRHRRPSQVSGGQSQRVAVARALVHRPAVVFADEPTGSLDSANASAVLKEFLGLARSQGTAVILVTHDHGVAAQADTRYTMADGILTPRGAA